A region of Domibacillus sp. DTU_2020_1001157_1_SI_ALB_TIR_016 DNA encodes the following proteins:
- a CDS encoding transketolase: MTEVIVVKEVSVAELQEKAIELRKTAITMIFEAQSGHPGGSLSAADIITALYFKEMNIDPQNPKWEDRDRFVLSKGHVAPIQYAALALRGFVPYENVYKLRQYGSPFQGHPDMKKCPGIDISTGSLGQGLSCGVGMALAGKRDEKDYRVFAMVGDGECQEGQIWEAVQTAVKYNLDNLIVFVDNNRLQIDGFCEEIMPLQDIEKKFEVFGFETKRIDGHSMEEIVQTLDEVTKAKNGKPKCIVADTIKGKGVSYMEDVCSWHGVAPNEKEYEQALEELAGGLKS; encoded by the coding sequence ATGACAGAGGTGATTGTAGTGAAAGAAGTAAGTGTTGCGGAACTACAAGAAAAAGCGATTGAGCTTAGAAAAACAGCCATTACAATGATTTTTGAAGCTCAGTCCGGACATCCAGGGGGGTCATTATCCGCTGCAGATATCATCACCGCCCTTTATTTTAAAGAAATGAATATAGATCCCCAAAATCCGAAATGGGAAGACCGGGACCGTTTCGTTCTCTCAAAAGGCCATGTAGCCCCTATTCAATATGCTGCCTTGGCGCTCCGAGGCTTTGTTCCATATGAAAACGTATACAAGCTTAGACAATACGGATCGCCATTCCAGGGTCATCCTGATATGAAGAAATGCCCGGGCATCGATATTTCAACCGGTTCACTAGGCCAGGGACTTTCCTGCGGCGTCGGTATGGCACTTGCAGGCAAACGAGACGAAAAAGATTATCGGGTATTCGCTATGGTAGGCGACGGGGAGTGCCAGGAAGGGCAAATTTGGGAAGCGGTTCAAACAGCCGTAAAATACAACCTGGATAACTTAATTGTCTTTGTCGATAATAACCGCTTGCAAATTGATGGCTTCTGTGAGGAAATTATGCCTCTGCAGGACATCGAGAAAAAGTTTGAAGTATTCGGTTTTGAAACGAAACGAATTGATGGACACTCGATGGAAGAGATCGTGCAGACATTAGATGAAGTAACAAAAGCGAAAAATGGAAAGCCGAAATGCATTGTAGCCGACACGATTAAAGGCAAAGGCGTTTCTTATATGGAAGACGTCTGCTCATGGCATGGTGTAGCGCCAAATGAAAAGGAATATGAGCAAGCACTAGAAGAATTAGCAGGAGGTTTAAAATCATGA
- a CDS encoding transketolase family protein, with amino-acid sequence MSLTEKAVITKKATREAFGDEIVKLGKENKNIYVVDIDIGKSCKTGEFIKQLPNQHVNVGIAEQNGAGLAAGLATTGKIPFVSTYAVFGSLRMAEQIRQEVCYPNLNVKIACSHGGLTPGNDGGSHQAIEDMGVLRSFPNMTVIMGSDYYSTRKLIEQAANTYGPMYLRFTRDAVPVIYDENEEFIIGKAKKLKNGKDIAIIANGDTVYLALEAAKQLEEQGVSVTLLDMHTIKPLDREAVVECLDIGNIVTVEDHNILNGLGSAVCEVAAEEGRGRVKRIGVQDQFGESAPYEKLMEINGITIENIVQTAKEML; translated from the coding sequence ATGAGCCTGACTGAAAAAGCAGTAATTACAAAAAAAGCGACAAGGGAAGCTTTCGGTGATGAAATCGTTAAATTAGGAAAAGAAAATAAAAATATTTACGTAGTAGATATTGATATCGGCAAGTCATGTAAAACAGGAGAATTCATTAAGCAGCTTCCTAATCAGCATGTGAACGTCGGGATTGCGGAGCAGAACGGTGCCGGCCTGGCAGCAGGTCTTGCAACAACTGGTAAAATTCCATTTGTAAGCACTTACGCTGTTTTTGGCTCGCTGCGGATGGCAGAACAAATCCGCCAGGAAGTATGCTATCCAAACTTGAATGTAAAGATCGCCTGCTCACACGGCGGACTGACTCCAGGAAATGACGGGGGAAGCCATCAGGCGATTGAAGATATGGGCGTTTTAAGATCATTTCCAAATATGACGGTCATTATGGGTTCTGACTACTATTCAACAAGAAAACTGATCGAGCAGGCAGCGAATACGTATGGTCCAATGTATCTCCGCTTTACGCGTGACGCGGTGCCGGTTATTTATGACGAAAATGAAGAATTCATCATCGGAAAAGCCAAGAAATTAAAGAACGGAAAAGATATTGCAATTATCGCGAATGGTGATACCGTATACCTTGCCTTAGAAGCGGCCAAGCAGCTGGAAGAACAAGGGGTTTCAGTAACGCTTTTAGATATGCATACGATTAAGCCTCTAGACAGGGAAGCAGTAGTAGAGTGCCTTGATATCGGAAACATCGTGACTGTGGAGGATCATAACATCCTGAACGGTCTGGGAAGTGCTGTATGTGAAGTAGCAGCGGAAGAAGGACGAGGCCGAGTGAAACGAATTGGAGTTCAGGACCAGTTTGGAGAATCAGCTCCTTATGAAAAGCTGATGGAAATCAACGGCATTACCATTGAAAACATTGTTCAAACAGCAAAAGAAATGCTTTAA
- a CDS encoding 3-oxoacyl-ACP reductase family protein, giving the protein MFTLNDKVAVVTGSGSEKGIGRTIALTLAEQGASIVVADMNPAGIWDTVEAITENGGKAIGVEVNVTNKESVDQMVAKTLEAFGRIDILVNNAGISQKVTVEDMTLEDMTRVFNVNMFGLFLCTQAVLATMKKQQYGRIISLSSVSAKRGGGVFGGAHYSASKAAVLGFSKNLAREVGQDGITVNCVAPGLVNTDIWKSLPEEDAKKVIDSIPMARPGETKEIAATIAFLASQEASYITGEEIDINGGSHMD; this is encoded by the coding sequence ATGTTTACATTAAATGATAAAGTAGCTGTAGTGACTGGAAGCGGTTCCGAAAAAGGAATTGGACGGACGATTGCATTAACGCTTGCGGAGCAGGGTGCTTCGATTGTGGTAGCTGATATGAATCCAGCCGGTATTTGGGATACAGTAGAAGCGATTACGGAAAATGGCGGAAAAGCCATCGGGGTAGAAGTGAATGTAACAAACAAGGAATCAGTTGACCAAATGGTAGCCAAAACGCTTGAGGCGTTCGGACGTATTGATATTTTGGTGAACAATGCTGGAATTTCTCAAAAAGTAACCGTTGAAGATATGACACTCGAAGATATGACAAGAGTATTCAACGTCAATATGTTTGGTTTGTTCTTGTGCACACAAGCTGTCTTGGCCACAATGAAAAAACAGCAATATGGCCGCATTATCAGCTTATCTTCTGTATCTGCCAAAAGAGGCGGCGGCGTCTTTGGCGGGGCTCATTACTCCGCTTCTAAAGCAGCTGTATTAGGTTTTTCTAAAAACCTTGCCCGGGAAGTGGGGCAGGATGGCATCACAGTAAACTGTGTAGCTCCCGGCCTTGTAAATACAGATATATGGAAATCACTTCCTGAAGAAGATGCGAAAAAGGTCATCGACAGCATCCCAATGGCACGTCCGGGTGAAACAAAAGAGATTGCTGCAACGATTGCGTTCCTGGCCTCTCAGGAAGCGTCTTACATTACTGGTGAAGAGATCGATATTAACGGCGGTTCACATATGGATTAA
- a CDS encoding MFS transporter, whose protein sequence is MDQLALERSTTRKVTLRLIPFLFLCFIIAILDRVNIGFAALQMNEDLGFSNAVFGLGAGIFFIGYFLLEVPGSAMMTKIGARKWISRIMVTWAVIAILMAFVKEPWQFYTARFLLGVAEASFYPCMVYYLSGFYQTKHHAKAIAGFMLAIPGANALGSPLSTFLLGIDWLGMAGWQWLFILEAIPALILGVIAFFYLDDKIEDVKWLNRDEKKWLIDITTKERLEKEEVKHYTFAQALKDRDVLILSIGYFCWMVGYYGINMFLPTISQGLSQTTSLSTQGMGWLLGLMYACAMVVMILVGNHSDKKNERRLHVAACLTVSAIAMIVSSYVADSNVVLAFVFLTIALCGAFGAYSPFWAIPPSFLTGAAAGGAIALINSIGNLGGFFGPYIVGYIKDVTGSFNTSMIFLGISMILASLIIVFLVKQSGKALKVENSSEKSGLEKSS, encoded by the coding sequence ATGGACCAACTCGCATTAGAGCGTTCCACTACTCGTAAAGTAACACTCCGATTGATTCCATTTTTGTTCTTATGTTTTATTATTGCTATTTTAGACCGTGTTAACATCGGGTTTGCTGCCCTGCAAATGAATGAAGATTTAGGATTTTCCAATGCTGTATTTGGGTTAGGAGCCGGAATTTTCTTCATCGGGTACTTCCTATTAGAAGTACCAGGAAGCGCAATGATGACTAAAATTGGAGCTAGAAAATGGATTAGCCGGATCATGGTCACATGGGCTGTTATCGCCATATTAATGGCGTTTGTTAAAGAGCCGTGGCAGTTCTACACAGCCCGCTTTTTATTAGGTGTAGCAGAAGCAAGCTTTTATCCATGTATGGTGTATTACTTAAGTGGTTTTTACCAAACAAAACACCATGCAAAAGCAATTGCTGGTTTTATGCTGGCCATTCCGGGTGCTAATGCACTGGGTTCTCCGCTTTCCACCTTTCTTTTAGGAATTGACTGGCTTGGTATGGCCGGCTGGCAATGGCTGTTTATTTTAGAAGCGATTCCAGCGCTTATTCTCGGTGTTATTGCATTTTTCTACCTGGATGACAAAATAGAGGATGTAAAATGGCTGAATAGAGATGAAAAGAAGTGGCTTATCGACATAACAACAAAAGAAAGATTGGAAAAAGAAGAGGTTAAGCATTATACATTCGCCCAAGCTTTAAAAGATCGTGATGTGTTAATTCTATCGATTGGTTACTTCTGCTGGATGGTTGGCTACTACGGCATTAATATGTTCCTGCCGACTATTTCGCAAGGATTATCCCAAACGACTTCTTTAAGCACGCAAGGTATGGGCTGGCTGTTAGGTCTTATGTATGCCTGTGCAATGGTCGTGATGATTTTGGTCGGCAACCATTCTGATAAGAAAAATGAAAGACGCTTGCATGTGGCCGCTTGTTTAACAGTTAGTGCCATTGCCATGATTGTCAGCAGTTATGTAGCAGATTCAAATGTTGTATTAGCATTTGTATTTTTAACTATTGCGTTATGTGGCGCATTTGGTGCCTACTCTCCATTTTGGGCGATTCCGCCTTCTTTCTTAACAGGAGCTGCAGCAGGTGGTGCCATTGCGCTAATTAACAGTATTGGAAATCTTGGCGGATTTTTCGGACCATATATTGTTGGCTACATTAAAGATGTAACTGGCTCATTTAATACGAGCATGATTTTCTTAGGCATTAGCATGATTCTTGCTTCGCTTATTATTGTTTTCCTGGTTAAACAATCAGGGAAAGCGCTAAAAGTAGAAAATAGCTCAGAGAAATCCGGCCTGGAAAAGTCTAGCTGA
- the pfkA gene encoding 6-phosphofructokinase, with amino-acid sequence MKKLGVLTSGGDAPGMNAAIRAVVKAAHHYGAEVMGIQGGYQGLIDGTMYPLTLSGVENISNKGGTILQTSRSLEFMEDAGRMKAVRTLRECEIDAVVVIGGEGSLKGAQKLHQLGVKIAGIPGTIDNDMPYTDYSIGFDTTLNTVLDCVGKIKDTGFSHSKTTIVEVMGRYCGDLALYSALAGEGEIISTPERKLDFETICRQLQERISSGKKDNVVIITERMYDLPSLQQYIEEKLQIEVRTMILGFIQRGGDPSAFDRVLANKLGVKAVELLIQGQSGQAVGMKENKIICKDIETIDQASINKRDDYQLLEMLLQ; translated from the coding sequence ATGAAAAAGCTGGGAGTCTTAACAAGTGGAGGAGATGCTCCAGGAATGAATGCGGCTATTCGAGCTGTCGTTAAAGCAGCCCATCACTACGGGGCAGAGGTTATGGGGATCCAAGGCGGCTATCAAGGTTTGATTGACGGGACGATGTATCCTCTGACTCTTTCAGGTGTCGAAAACATATCGAACAAAGGCGGTACGATCCTGCAAACCTCCAGATCTTTAGAATTTATGGAGGACGCCGGGAGAATGAAGGCAGTTCGCACATTAAGGGAATGTGAAATAGATGCGGTGGTCGTTATCGGCGGGGAAGGTTCTTTAAAAGGAGCCCAGAAATTGCACCAGCTGGGCGTAAAGATAGCTGGCATCCCGGGTACAATTGATAATGATATGCCATATACAGATTACTCCATTGGATTTGACACTACACTAAACACAGTGCTTGACTGCGTCGGGAAAATCAAGGATACAGGATTTTCTCATAGTAAAACGACTATCGTGGAAGTGATGGGAAGATACTGCGGCGATCTGGCTCTTTATTCCGCTCTGGCAGGGGAGGGAGAAATCATCTCCACTCCAGAAAGAAAACTGGACTTTGAGACAATCTGCCGCCAATTGCAAGAAAGAATCAGCAGCGGGAAAAAGGATAATGTCGTCATTATTACAGAAAGAATGTATGACCTTCCTTCTCTGCAGCAATACATTGAAGAAAAACTGCAGATTGAGGTAAGAACGATGATTTTAGGTTTTATCCAAAGAGGAGGAGATCCTTCTGCTTTTGACCGGGTCCTGGCCAACAAACTAGGTGTAAAAGCAGTGGAGCTGCTGATACAGGGCCAATCTGGACAGGCGGTCGGCATGAAAGAAAACAAAATTATCTGCAAAGACATTGAAACGATCGATCAGGCATCTATAAACAAACGAGATGATTATCAATTACTTGAAATGCTTTTACAGTGA
- a CDS encoding GapA-binding peptide SR1P has translation MVKELKVKQDTIVCQVCEEVIDTAHSPEGVKVLYGICPRCLGLENQKEA, from the coding sequence ATGGTAAAGGAATTAAAAGTGAAGCAAGATACGATTGTATGCCAGGTTTGTGAAGAAGTGATCGATACAGCTCATAGTCCTGAAGGTGTTAAAGTGTTATATGGAATATGTCCGAGATGCTTGGGATTAGAAAACCAAAAAGAAGCATAA
- a CDS encoding FadR/GntR family transcriptional regulator, with protein sequence MIFINFNPVSSKKLYIQIYNQILAEIQAGSFKVGDKLPSERELCAQFGVSRAPVRQALSALEMNGIIYSRQGEGVFVKSTHIINGNSQSLESVSPEDIVEARMNIEPLIIKFAALRATDEDIEELKQTIKKMEEETRSGIYVPETDEQLHMGIAKASHNDLFITFMSSITSAMKQQEMWQFIRDRTVTRSDYQEVNFQEHKLLIQAIEDRNEKEAVERMTAHMQNLYDRYWKS encoded by the coding sequence GTGATTTTTATTAATTTCAATCCTGTATCCAGCAAAAAATTATATATTCAAATTTATAACCAAATTCTTGCGGAAATTCAGGCAGGCTCTTTTAAAGTAGGAGATAAACTTCCTTCGGAAAGAGAATTGTGCGCCCAGTTCGGCGTCAGCCGTGCACCTGTCAGACAGGCTCTTAGTGCATTGGAAATGAATGGTATCATTTATTCCCGCCAGGGAGAAGGGGTATTTGTGAAAAGCACGCATATCATAAATGGAAATTCACAATCCCTTGAGTCGGTATCTCCAGAGGATATCGTAGAAGCGAGAATGAATATCGAGCCATTAATTATCAAATTTGCTGCTTTACGAGCGACGGATGAGGATATAGAGGAACTAAAACAGACGATTAAAAAAATGGAAGAGGAAACGCGTTCTGGCATCTATGTTCCCGAAACGGATGAACAACTACATATGGGCATTGCTAAAGCGTCGCATAATGATTTATTTATCACGTTTATGTCTTCCATTACGAGTGCAATGAAGCAGCAGGAAATGTGGCAGTTTATTCGGGACCGGACCGTTACCCGGTCAGATTATCAGGAAGTGAACTTCCAAGAGCATAAACTGCTTATTCAAGCGATCGAGGATCGCAATGAAAAAGAAGCAGTCGAACGCATGACCGCCCATATGCAAAATTTATATGACCGCTATTGGAAAAGCTGA
- a CDS encoding GapA-binding peptide SR1P produces the protein MEGGNKLGTLICYTCNATIGHFEDEKVTFLYSNCECENCSQNNEDNE, from the coding sequence ATGGAGGGAGGGAATAAATTGGGAACTTTAATCTGCTACACTTGTAATGCCACAATTGGTCACTTTGAGGATGAAAAAGTTACGTTTCTTTATTCTAATTGCGAATGTGAGAACTGCAGCCAGAACAATGAAGATAACGAATGA
- the rpiB gene encoding ribose 5-phosphate isomerase B, whose protein sequence is MKIVIASDHGGVTIRKEIAALLEEMQVEYIDLGCGCGASVDYPDYARLAADKVASREVDRGILVCGTGIGMSIAANKVKGIRCALVHDTFSARATREHNNSNMLAMGERVIGPGLARDIVKIWLETPFESGGRHENRVNKIEEMEQV, encoded by the coding sequence ATGAAAATCGTCATTGCATCTGACCATGGAGGGGTAACGATTCGAAAAGAGATCGCCGCTCTTTTAGAAGAAATGCAGGTAGAATATATTGATTTAGGGTGTGGCTGCGGGGCTTCTGTTGATTATCCCGACTATGCACGCCTGGCCGCAGATAAAGTCGCCAGCAGGGAAGTGGATCGGGGCATTTTAGTATGCGGAACGGGTATAGGCATGAGTATTGCGGCCAATAAAGTAAAAGGAATCCGCTGTGCCCTTGTACATGATACTTTCAGTGCCAGAGCGACACGGGAACATAATAACTCGAATATGCTGGCAATGGGTGAACGGGTTATTGGTCCGGGGCTGGCCCGCGATATTGTGAAGATTTGGCTCGAAACGCCCTTTGAATCGGGAGGACGGCATGAAAATCGTGTAAATAAAATTGAGGAAATGGAACAGGTGTGA
- the tpx gene encoding thiol peroxidase — protein sequence MANVTFKESPITLTGNEVKVGDQAPHFTVLANDLSQVSLADTSGKVRIISVVPSIDTGVCDAQTRRFNEEAAALANVEVLTISADLPFAQSRWCAAAGLENVKTLSDHRDFSFAQNYGVGIEELRLLTRSVFVLDSNDKVIYVEYVPEATNHPNYEAAIEAAKSSN from the coding sequence ATGGCAAATGTAACGTTTAAAGAAAGCCCCATTACACTAACTGGAAATGAAGTGAAAGTGGGTGATCAAGCACCTCATTTTACTGTATTGGCAAATGATCTTTCTCAGGTTTCCCTGGCTGATACAAGCGGCAAGGTACGGATTATAAGCGTAGTACCATCTATTGATACAGGCGTTTGTGATGCTCAAACACGCCGGTTTAATGAAGAAGCGGCAGCCTTGGCGAACGTTGAAGTGCTGACCATTTCAGCTGACCTTCCATTTGCCCAGAGCAGATGGTGCGCAGCGGCTGGTCTTGAAAATGTTAAAACTTTATCTGACCATCGTGATTTCTCTTTCGCTCAAAATTATGGCGTTGGCATTGAGGAACTTCGTCTGCTGACACGTTCTGTTTTCGTATTGGATTCAAATGATAAAGTTATTTATGTAGAGTATGTCCCTGAAGCAACCAATCATCCGAACTACGAAGCAGCCATCGAGGCAGCAAAATCTTCCAATTAG
- a CDS encoding spore coat protein — protein sequence MSRCFEEENEFKKHKRKHREDKHHEEKDEHEDAVVVQEGIQKSVIEQESDELVWIKNSCNVEVQSTDTQAAVSLQVGLQLAIALVVSITIGDSDEGESVAQELFQQFDAEQTNKQKILVENSKDVKITTTDTDLAVNIQALLQVLVALVVKLDVL from the coding sequence ATGTCAAGATGTTTTGAGGAAGAAAACGAGTTCAAAAAGCATAAGCGCAAGCACCGTGAAGACAAACATCATGAAGAGAAAGATGAGCATGAGGACGCAGTGGTTGTGCAGGAGGGCATTCAAAAATCAGTGATTGAACAAGAATCTGATGAACTTGTATGGATTAAAAATTCATGCAACGTTGAAGTTCAGTCTACTGATACACAGGCTGCTGTTTCTCTGCAAGTAGGCTTGCAGCTGGCTATTGCGCTCGTTGTCAGCATCACAATTGGTGATTCCGATGAAGGCGAGTCGGTTGCTCAGGAACTGTTCCAGCAATTTGACGCGGAGCAGACAAACAAGCAGAAGATTCTTGTTGAAAATTCAAAAGACGTTAAGATCACAACAACTGACACAGACCTGGCCGTCAATATCCAGGCGCTTCTGCAAGTGCTAGTTGCTTTAGTTGTTAAACTAGACGTTCTGTAA
- a CDS encoding spore coat protein, which produces MAEKKWRALDHCDDNHNGKNGADVLQEGDQVVSNEQKSFEWIIVKDSEDVEVHTTDTQVAVSLQLGIQAAIAVVLSITVGDSDQGKSVLQDLKQFIKTKQKNTQKTVVEGSKHVKVTTTDTDLAVNIQALLQILVAIVVKLDVL; this is translated from the coding sequence ATGGCTGAAAAAAAATGGAGAGCACTGGATCACTGTGATGACAATCACAACGGTAAAAACGGTGCAGACGTTTTGCAGGAAGGCGATCAAGTTGTGTCAAACGAGCAAAAATCGTTTGAGTGGATTATCGTAAAAGACTCTGAGGATGTAGAGGTACACACAACAGATACACAGGTAGCAGTTTCCCTTCAGCTTGGCATCCAGGCAGCAATTGCTGTTGTCCTAAGCATCACAGTTGGCGATTCAGATCAGGGCAAATCAGTGCTTCAAGACCTTAAACAATTCATTAAAACAAAGCAAAAAAATACGCAGAAAACAGTTGTTGAAGGCTCTAAGCACGTAAAAGTGACGACAACTGACACAGACTTGGCTGTGAACATCCAGGCATTGCTGCAAATTCTTGTAGCAATCGTTGTGAAACTAGATGTTCTTTAA
- a CDS encoding HPr family phosphocarrier protein produces the protein MLLDKSRAQVVVEINQTASKFKSSIVIMTDNQTIDAKSILGLTYSILNSKSFKLEIHGPDEEEAKVAMSSVFWKHSLPVEVV, from the coding sequence ATGTTACTAGACAAATCAAGAGCACAGGTTGTCGTAGAAATTAACCAGACAGCCAGCAAATTCAAATCAAGTATTGTGATTATGACAGATAACCAAACAATCGATGCTAAAAGTATTCTCGGCCTGACATACAGTATTTTAAATTCAAAATCATTTAAACTAGAAATTCACGGACCCGACGAGGAAGAAGCAAAAGTAGCCATGTCGAGCGTATTTTGGAAACACAGCCTGCCGGTCGAAGTAGTGTAA